In Xenorhabdus griffiniae, the genomic window AACCACCGTTAACATTCCAGACACGGTGGGTTACACAACCCCTTACCAATTTGGCGGTATTATACGCACATTATTTAACCGCGTACCCAATATTGATAAAGCGATTATTTCTGTCCACTGTCACGACGACTTAGGCATGTCCGTCGCTAACTCCATTACAGCTATTCAGGAAGGTGCCCGTCAAATCGAAGGCACGATTAATGGATTGGGAGAGCGTGCAGGTAACTGCTCACTGGAAGAAGTGATCATGACGATCAAAACGCGCCAGCAAATGTTGGGAGTACATACCAATATCAACCATCAAGAAATTTACCGTACCAGTCAGTTAGTGAGCCAAATTAGCAGTACACCGATCCCCGCTCATAAAGCTGTTGTTGGCAGTAATGCGTTTTCCCATTCATCCGGCATTCATCAGGATGGGGTGCTGAAAAATCGTGAAACTTACGAAATCATGACACCAGAATCCATCGGCCTGAAAGATACCCAGTTGAACCTGACCTCACGTTCTGGACGTGCCGCGGTGAAACATCGTATGACAGAAATGGGCTATCAAGAGAGTGATTACAATCTGGATGTACTGTATCAAGCATTCTTGAAACTGGCAGATAAAAAAGGGCAGGTGTTTGATTACGATTTGGAAGCCTTGGTGTTTATCAACCAACAACAGCAAGAACATGAACATTTCCGTCTGGATTATTTCAGTATCCAGTCAGGCTCCAATGTCATACCTACTGCAACCGTTAGCCTGGCTTGCGGAAATGAAATCAAATCCGAAGCCTCAACAGGCAATGGTACGGTTGATGCTATCTATCAGGCCATCAACCGCATTACGGGTTACCCTCTGGAATTAATTTCCTATCAATTATCCGGTAAGGGACATGGTAAAGATGCGCTTGGTCAGGTTGATATTATCGTGGAATGTTTTGGCCGCCGTTTCCACGGAATGGGTTTGGAAACTGACATTATTGAATCCTCTGCCAAAGCGATGGTCCATGTTCTGAACAATATCTGGCAGGCAGAACAAGTAGAAAAAGAGAAGCAACGCATCTCCCAAAACTGTAACCAAGACAGCAATATTCAAAACAATCACCAGAACAACAAAAAGGAAACTGCATAATCATGACTTCAAGCCAATCTATTTCAAATGACGCGACTCAAGGCAAGCAAGAAACTAAGCATTACCACATTGCTGTTTTGCCTGGTGATGGCATTGGCCCTGAAGTTATGAAGCAAGCCTACAAAGTGTTAGATGCCATCCGTCATCGTTTTAATATCCGTATCACAACCAGCGAATATGATGTGGGAGGGATTGCCATTGATCGTCATGGCACCCCTTTACCTCAAGAAACGATGACTGGCTGTGAAAAAGCTGACGCGATCCTATTTGGCTCTGTCGGTGGCCCAAAATGGGAACATCTGCCACCCGCCGAACAACCCGAACGAGGGGCATTATTGCCATTGCGAAAGTATTTTAAATTATTCAGCAACTTACGTCCGGCACGCTTATATGCAGGCTTAGAATCATTCTGTCCCCTTCGCCATGATATCGCCGCCAAAGGCTTTGATATTTTATGCGTCCGTGAGCTGACAGGTGGAATTTATTTTGGACAACCCAAGGGGCGTGAAGGTGAAGGAAAATATGAGCGGGCTTTTGACACGGAGATTTATCATCGTTTCGAAATAGAACGGATCGCGCGTATTGCATTTGAATCTGCGCGCAAGCGCCGCCATAAAGTCACTTCAATTGATAAAGCGAATGTTTTGCAAAGCTCCGTGTTATGGCGTGAAGTTGTTAGCAAAATCGCCAAAGATTATCCTGACGTGACAATCGAGCACATGTATATCGATAACGCCACTATGCAGCTGATTAAAAATCCCGCTCAATTTGACGTTCTATTATGCTCTAATATTTTTGGCGATATTTTATCCGATGAGTGCGCTATGATCACAGGTTCAATGGGAATGCTGCCTTCTGCCAGCCTGAATGAAAAAGGTTTTGGCTTATATGAACCTGCTGGCGGTTCAGCTCCTGACATTGCGGGTAAAAATATCGCCAACCCAATTGCCCAAATATTATCCACAGCACTGTTGCTGCGTTACAGCATTGGCCACTTTGATGCCGCTGATGCTATTGAACGGGCAATCAACCATGCTTTGGAACAAGGTTATCGTACCGCAGATCTGGCGGGCAATGACAAAGCGGTCAGCACCGATGCAATGGGCGATATCATTGCACGCTATATCACCGAAGAAGTTTAGGAGAACCTAACCAAAGAGAAATACAGGCATTAAAAAAGGCCAGTAAGATAGCTTACTGGCTGGTAAAAATACCATGACTCGAAAAAATCAGAGGTAAATGAGCATAAGTGGAGTAAAAATGAACACTTTTGTCTGGTTTGATTTTAAATCTGCGTGGATTACGCCTCCAGAGGGTTAATTCACAGGAAAAGCTAAAGTTATAAACATTTATTGTCTGGCCAGAACCATTTTATTCACTTTTTCTGTGGATATGTATGTGAAAAAGAACGGGGTAAAACGGGTATACTTTTATTACATATTTTTACACTCGCTATAAGCGTAAATAAATATCCATTGTTTTTCATCATGTTAATGCATTTTATACCCCTTTTAACGTTACATATCACTGATGAAAATTTTTGCCTTCCCTTGCTCTGAGCAAATATTAGCCATCGATGAATTTATCCACAGGATATGCCTTTTAGTTAAACAAAAATCGCCTATTTTTGTAGAAAACATCATTCATTAGCGCTGTAAATCAAACCAGTGATCTCACTTTTTATCACTTATCCCATAAATCTGTGGATAACATGGTGTAAGATCCTGTTTATTATCACTGGGAATAGGTGAACAATCATAATGAGTCTATTTTTAATGCAGCAAACAGCGATGAAAAGATCTTGTATATCATGCTATTATCAAAGTGATCTTGTTAACGATAAATTCATAATGATTCCCCAAAATTCACATGAACATTTTTTAACCAGAAAAAAATATATTCTATAACATGTACTTTACGCCCCCAACACCGCCTGAAAACGAACAACAACTCTTCAATCGTGCCTATTCTCTGGCTGGCTTATCTATGGGTGAACTGGCTGCGCAAGCCAGGCTCTCCATTCCCCCCAATTTAAAACGTGATAAAGGTTGGGTCGGTATGTTGCTTGAATACTATTTAGGCGCAAATGCGGGCAGTAAACCTGAGCAGGATTTTGAACATATTGGTGTCGAGTTGAAAACTATCCCTGTGGATAGCAAAGGTTATCCATTAGAAACAACCTTTGTCTGTGTTGCTCCTTTAACAGGTAATAGCGGCATTACCTGGGAAAACTGCCACGTCAGGCGTAAGTTATCCCGCGTCCTGTGGATACCCGTTGAGGGAGAAAGAAATATTCCATTATCTGAACGCCGTGTAGGCTCTCCGTTACTTTGGAGCCCGAATGTGATTGAAGAAGAGTTGTTGCGACGCGATTGGGAAGAACTGATGGATCTTATTGTATTAGGAAAAGTCGAAAGCATTACTGCCCGTCATGGTGAAGTACTGCAATTGCGCCCCAAAGCTGCCAATAGCCGCGCATTGACCGAAGCGATAGGAGAATATGGCCAGCCAATTATGACGTTACCCAGAGGTTTTTATTTGAAAAAAAACTTTACAGCACCGTTATTGGCTCGCCATTTTTTCTGGTAACCCTCGCATTAAACTTCAGGTTACAATTTACAACACAATATGAAACCTGATTTATCCCCGCTTCGCGGGGAGATATAAAACGCATCTTGAAAGGCGATTGGTATAGTATCATTAAATATGTCTTTTACCTTTCACACCTTACAAATAGCATGAATAGCTGCCAGCTATCATTTTGATGTAGAATAATTTTAAGCTTTTTTATGTACACTTATTAAGGGAACCCCAATAATATATAAAATTGCAATATTAAAAAATAATTTATAATATCTTTATTTACTCAATATCTCATTTTCCTTATTACTTAACTTATTTTTCACTTTCTTCAATGCCATTTCCCTTTCCAATGGGGACAGATAATCGGTAAAAACAATGCCATGTAAATGGTCAATTTCATGCTGCATAACAATTGATAAAAAATCTTCACTTTCTATCGTAATTGGCTTACCAAACCGATCAAATGCTTCTACCTTTATTTTTTCAAACCGTTCAACATCTGCGTAATACCCAGGTATCGACAGACAACCTTCCTGATTCACCACGCGACGCTCTTTTTCAACGATCTTCGGGTTAACCAAAACCATGGGCTGATCACGATTTGAAGAAATATCAATGACTGCAATCGCTTCTCTCCGACCAACCTGTGCAGCTGCCAAGCCTATGCCTGCGCTGTACATTGTCTCCAGCATGTCATCAATTAGCGTTTGAACTTTATCAAAATCAGTGACATCAACACATTTTTGTCTCAATCTTTCATCTGGAATTGTGAGGATATCTAGAATTGCCATAATGTATTTCCTTTGTTGTGACTTTTGCCATTATTACTATACCAATCCAACTTCAAGTTGCAGCTTAAAAATCAATGTGTTGTTTATATCTCCCACTACGTGGGAAGATATAAGACGCATCTTGAAAGACGATTGGTATATATGCATTAAACTTCAACTTGCAATTTACAACACGATATGAAACCTGATATCTCCCCCGCTTTCGCGGGGAGATATCACACCCATCTTGAAGTTAGATTGATATATACCTTTTTATTTCTCAAATTGCTACTTTATTAATTGCATTGCACCTTAAAATCTACTGCATATACCCATCTCACTTCAAGATGCATATTATTTCTCCCCGCGAAGCGGGGAGAAATAATGAGTTATGTTGTCTTATAATGACTTGAAAGGTAACGTGTATAGATTCCCATTGTAGAATGGGAAAATAAACCCAAAAATAATATTAATAAAAATGCCAAACGAAAAATATCGCCTGGCATCATTCTTTGGTTATCTTAATTTTTTGATTAAACTAGTATTCTTGTTTTATTTTCTTATTACAAACTCGCATGTTCAAATGCCTGAGACAAATCCGTTATCAAATCATCTGCATTTTCAATACCGACAGAAATCCTGATCAGTTGTGGGGTAATTCCGGCAGCCAGACGCTTCTCCAACGGAATGGAAGCGTGAGTCATGGAAAATGGCTGACCAATCAAGCTTTCCACGCCACCTAAACTTTCCGCCAATGTAAACAGGTGCAGCGCTTTAATGACTCGACGCGCATAATCTTCATCCCCTTTCAGCACGATGGAGATCATGCCACCAAAACCTCGCATCTGACGTTTTGCCAATTCATGCTGAGGATGAGAAGCAAGGCCAGGATAATAGACTTTCTCAACTTGTGGCTGTTGTTCAAGCCAATGTGCAATCTTCCCTGCGCTGTCAATATGGCGCTCCATACGCAGTGCCAGTGTCCGAATACCACGCAGGACAAGGAAACTGCTGAACGGATCAAGAATGCCGCCGATGGAATTTTGCAAGAAGGCAACTTGCTCGGCCAACTCTGTATTATTTCCCACCACCGCAAGGCCAGCGACAACATCAGAGTGTCCATTCAAATACTTAGTTGCAGAATGCACAACAATATCAAAACCCAAATCAAGCGGACGCTGAATATAAGGGGAAGCAAAAGTGTTATCTGCCACACTGATAATATTATGCCGCTTGGCAATCTGTGCAATCGCCGCTAAATCAGCCAATTTCAAGAGTGGATTGGTAGGCGTCTCCACCCAAATCATTTTAGTGTCGGACTGAATTGCCGCTTCCAGTGCCGCAGTATCCCCTGCCTCAATATAAGTCACTCTCAGACCTGCTGTCCGGCGGCGCACTTTTTCCAACAAGCGGTAAGTCCCACCATAGAGATCGTCTACCGCAATGATGTGGCTGTCTTTATCAAGTAGCTCCAGAATGGTCGAACTGGCTGCCAGACCAGAACCGAATGCATAGCCACGTGTACCATTCTCTAATTCAGCAATCGCACGCTCTAAGGCATCACGTGTCGGGTTTCCACTACGGGAATATTCATATCCCGTATGCTGACCAGGTGCTGGCTGAGCATAAGTTGATGTGGCATAGATTGCGGGCATGACTGCCCCCGTGTGATCAGGTATATAACCTGCATGAACGCTTTGTGTATCAAATTTAATCTTAGCAAACTTAGCCATTAATTTATTCCTGAAAAGAGATCAATTGAGTTGTTGACGCCATGCGTTCAATACATCGGTACGAGTAACAAGCCCCAGGAAATGATTGTCATCATCAACAATCAGGGCCACATGACCAGCATCAAAGGTAGCAATTAACTGCGTCAATGACGCTTTTTTATTGAGCGTATGAATCTGATTGGTCATCGCTTCAATAACAGGCAGCGAGAAATGATGTGAATTAGCCTGAATGGCATGCATGAGATCCCACTCATCAATAAGCCCAACAATTTGATCGTTTTCGATCACGGGTAACTGTGAAATGTCATACAGACGCATTCGGTTATAAGCGATCTGCAAGGTATCGTGCGGGGAAACTGAAATCGTCGCGCCATCCTGATAACGATAGGTAATATAATCACTCAAATTATTTTCTTGTGGTTGTGAACGCAGCCCTTGTTCCAATAACCAGTAATCATTAAACATCTTCGACAGATATTTGTTACCGCTGTCACAAGCTAACGTCACGACGCGTTTCGGTGTTGTCTGTGCACGGCAATAACGTAACGCCGCCGCTAACAATGTGCCTGAAGAAGAGCCTGCGAGGATCCCTTCGGTCAATAGTAAATCGCGGGCGCAGGCAAACGCTTCTGCATCAGTAATGCGATAAGCGTGGTGAACCTGAGAAAAATCCCCAAGGGGTGGGACAAAATCTTCTCCAATACCTTCCACGAACCAACTTCCGGCTTCGTCATAGTGACCATACTCAACATAATCGGCAAGAATGGAACCTTTAGGATCTGCGAGGATAAATTCCGTATGAGGGGAGATTTCCTTAAAATACTGGCTCAAGCCCCCCAAAGTCCCGCCAGAACCGACACCAACAACCACGGCATCAACATTCTGCTCCATTTGTTGCCAAATCTCTGGCCCTGTGGTCACAAGATGCGCAGCTGAGTTCGCAGGATTATTGAATTGATCAATATAATAAGCTCCGCTGATTTCTTTCGACAGACGCAAGGCGTAATCCTGATAATATTCTGGATGTCCTTTTCCGACATCAGAGCGTGTCAGGCGAACCTCCGTTCCCAGCGCCCGCAGGTGATAAATTTTTTCGCGACTCATCTTATCAGGTACAACTAAAATCAGTTTATAGCCCTTCATGGCGGCAACCAATGCCAACCCAATCCCCGTATTACCTGCTGTGGCTTCAATGATGGTGCCTCCTGGCTGCAACAATCCCTGTTTTTCTGCCTGCTCAATCATTGAAAGTGCAACACGATCTTTAATCGAACCGCCAGGATTCTGATTCTCTAACTTAATGAATAGCTGGCATGGACCTGTATCCAGATGAGTCAATTCCAATAGCGGTGTATTCCCTATAAGTTCAAGAACAGAACGTGGTGCTGCCATATTTGCCTCTTGCTAATCGGTAAAATTTGCAAATAAAACTTTCAGATTGGGAAAGAATAACGCTGCATGGTAATCAATTTGAAAGAACAAATGAAAACTACATATAACAAAAGGGAATTAATTAATTCGATATTGATAAATTAAAACACTTCTACAATTCATTATTTTTTATCATTTAATAATAAATAAATCCTAATAATAGGAACTT contains:
- the leuA gene encoding 2-isopropylmalate synthase; this translates as MSQQVIIFDTTLRDGEQALQASLSVKEKLQIAYALERLGVDVIEAGFPVSSPGDFESVQTIAREIKNSRICALSRCVDKDIDVAAEALKVAEAFRLHMVLATSNLHVEHKLKRTFDDVVEMAVRSIKRARNYTDDVEFSCEDAGRTDIDNLCKIVEQAIKAGATTVNIPDTVGYTTPYQFGGIIRTLFNRVPNIDKAIISVHCHDDLGMSVANSITAIQEGARQIEGTINGLGERAGNCSLEEVIMTIKTRQQMLGVHTNINHQEIYRTSQLVSQISSTPIPAHKAVVGSNAFSHSSGIHQDGVLKNRETYEIMTPESIGLKDTQLNLTSRSGRAAVKHRMTEMGYQESDYNLDVLYQAFLKLADKKGQVFDYDLEALVFINQQQQEHEHFRLDYFSIQSGSNVIPTATVSLACGNEIKSEASTGNGTVDAIYQAINRITGYPLELISYQLSGKGHGKDALGQVDIIVECFGRRFHGMGLETDIIESSAKAMVHVLNNIWQAEQVEKEKQRISQNCNQDSNIQNNHQNNKKETA
- the def gene encoding peptide deformylase, with the protein product MAILDILTIPDERLRQKCVDVTDFDKVQTLIDDMLETMYSAGIGLAAAQVGRREAIAVIDISSNRDQPMVLVNPKIVEKERRVVNQEGCLSIPGYYADVERFEKIKVEAFDRFGKPITIESEDFLSIVMQHEIDHLHGIVFTDYLSPLEREMALKKVKNKLSNKENEILSK
- a CDS encoding trans-sulfuration enzyme family protein, with product MAKFAKIKFDTQSVHAGYIPDHTGAVMPAIYATSTYAQPAPGQHTGYEYSRSGNPTRDALERAIAELENGTRGYAFGSGLAASSTILELLDKDSHIIAVDDLYGGTYRLLEKVRRRTAGLRVTYIEAGDTAALEAAIQSDTKMIWVETPTNPLLKLADLAAIAQIAKRHNIISVADNTFASPYIQRPLDLGFDIVVHSATKYLNGHSDVVAGLAVVGNNTELAEQVAFLQNSIGGILDPFSSFLVLRGIRTLALRMERHIDSAGKIAHWLEQQPQVEKVYYPGLASHPQHELAKRQMRGFGGMISIVLKGDEDYARRVIKALHLFTLAESLGGVESLIGQPFSMTHASIPLEKRLAAGITPQLIRISVGIENADDLITDLSQAFEHASL
- the leuB gene encoding 3-isopropylmalate dehydrogenase, with the protein product MTSSQSISNDATQGKQETKHYHIAVLPGDGIGPEVMKQAYKVLDAIRHRFNIRITTSEYDVGGIAIDRHGTPLPQETMTGCEKADAILFGSVGGPKWEHLPPAEQPERGALLPLRKYFKLFSNLRPARLYAGLESFCPLRHDIAAKGFDILCVRELTGGIYFGQPKGREGEGKYERAFDTEIYHRFEIERIARIAFESARKRRHKVTSIDKANVLQSSVLWREVVSKIAKDYPDVTIEHMYIDNATMQLIKNPAQFDVLLCSNIFGDILSDECAMITGSMGMLPSASLNEKGFGLYEPAGGSAPDIAGKNIANPIAQILSTALLLRYSIGHFDAADAIERAINHALEQGYRTADLAGNDKAVSTDAMGDIIARYITEEV
- the mutH gene encoding DNA mismatch repair endonuclease MutH translates to MYFTPPTPPENEQQLFNRAYSLAGLSMGELAAQARLSIPPNLKRDKGWVGMLLEYYLGANAGSKPEQDFEHIGVELKTIPVDSKGYPLETTFVCVAPLTGNSGITWENCHVRRKLSRVLWIPVEGERNIPLSERRVGSPLLWSPNVIEEELLRRDWEELMDLIVLGKVESITARHGEVLQLRPKAANSRALTEAIGEYGQPIMTLPRGFYLKKNFTAPLLARHFFW
- a CDS encoding cystathionine beta-synthase, with translation MAAPRSVLELIGNTPLLELTHLDTGPCQLFIKLENQNPGGSIKDRVALSMIEQAEKQGLLQPGGTIIEATAGNTGIGLALVAAMKGYKLILVVPDKMSREKIYHLRALGTEVRLTRSDVGKGHPEYYQDYALRLSKEISGAYYIDQFNNPANSAAHLVTTGPEIWQQMEQNVDAVVVGVGSGGTLGGLSQYFKEISPHTEFILADPKGSILADYVEYGHYDEAGSWFVEGIGEDFVPPLGDFSQVHHAYRITDAEAFACARDLLLTEGILAGSSSGTLLAAALRYCRAQTTPKRVVTLACDSGNKYLSKMFNDYWLLEQGLRSQPQENNLSDYITYRYQDGATISVSPHDTLQIAYNRMRLYDISQLPVIENDQIVGLIDEWDLMHAIQANSHHFSLPVIEAMTNQIHTLNKKASLTQLIATFDAGHVALIVDDDNHFLGLVTRTDVLNAWRQQLN